From the genome of Pseudomonas yamanorum, one region includes:
- the nhaA gene encoding Na+/H+ antiporter NhaA: protein MPDKHPAIPRPQVLVEGALSALERFSRIEAVSGIVLLLAAIVALIWANSAVADSYEHFWNTPLTIGLGDFTVSRSLHFLVNDGLMTIFFLVVGAEIRQEIRDGALANLKLATLPLGAALGGVLMPALIYTLLNHGTEAASGWAVPTATDIAFAVGVLALLGKSIPAGVRILLLALAIIDDIVAILIIAIFYTASLDYMGLVIAACGLALVLIFQRMGIGKAVVYLLPGAIVWFGLLKTGVHPTLAGVMLGLITPVTSRPTRERPLDTIGRTFNELMDRLSHPSESAHQVAKPLKQLRQAQREMLPPVQRIQAGLHPWVAFGVMPLFALANAGVSLQGFNLNDPLPHGVFMGVILALVLGKPLGVMLASFVLVKLNICKLPEGVTWNGVALVGLLAGIGFTMSIFISSLAFSDPTLLSAAKLSVLSASTLAAVIGLSWGKFKFAR, encoded by the coding sequence GTGCCTGATAAACACCCTGCTATTCCTCGCCCCCAGGTTTTGGTCGAAGGCGCCCTGTCTGCATTGGAGCGATTTTCACGCATCGAGGCCGTCAGCGGCATCGTGTTGCTGCTGGCGGCGATTGTCGCGCTGATCTGGGCCAACAGCGCGGTCGCCGATTCCTACGAACACTTCTGGAACACCCCACTCACCATCGGGCTGGGAGACTTCACGGTCTCGCGCTCGTTGCACTTCCTGGTGAACGACGGGTTGATGACCATCTTCTTCCTGGTGGTGGGCGCGGAGATTCGCCAGGAGATCAGGGACGGCGCACTCGCCAACCTGAAACTCGCTACCCTGCCCTTGGGCGCTGCGCTGGGTGGCGTACTGATGCCAGCCCTGATTTACACCCTGCTCAATCATGGCACCGAAGCGGCCAGCGGCTGGGCCGTGCCCACTGCTACCGACATCGCGTTTGCCGTAGGCGTGCTGGCGCTGCTGGGTAAATCGATTCCGGCTGGCGTGCGCATCTTGCTCCTGGCGCTGGCGATCATTGATGACATCGTCGCCATCCTGATCATCGCGATCTTCTACACCGCAAGCCTTGACTACATGGGCTTGGTGATCGCGGCCTGTGGGTTGGCGCTGGTGCTGATTTTCCAGCGGATGGGCATCGGCAAGGCCGTTGTGTACCTGTTGCCAGGGGCGATTGTCTGGTTTGGCTTGCTTAAGACCGGCGTCCATCCGACGCTCGCGGGCGTCATGCTTGGCCTGATAACGCCCGTCACTTCCAGACCGACTCGGGAACGCCCTCTGGACACCATCGGGCGCACATTTAACGAACTGATGGACCGGCTTTCGCATCCGTCAGAAAGTGCCCATCAGGTCGCCAAGCCATTGAAGCAATTGAGACAGGCCCAACGGGAAATGTTGCCGCCGGTGCAGCGGATTCAAGCCGGGTTACACCCATGGGTGGCCTTCGGCGTCATGCCACTGTTTGCCCTGGCCAACGCGGGGGTGAGCCTGCAAGGATTCAACCTGAACGACCCGCTGCCCCACGGGGTGTTCATGGGGGTCATCCTGGCATTGGTGCTCGGCAAGCCGCTGGGAGTGATGCTGGCGAGTTTCGTGCTGGTCAAACTGAATATCTGCAAACTGCCGGAGGGCGTGACCTGGAACGGCGTCGCCCTGGTGGGCCTGCTGGCGGGAATTGGTTTCACCATGTCGATTTTCATCTCGTCGCTGGCCTTCTCCGATCCGACGCTGCTGTCGGCTGCCAAGCTGAGTGTGCTGAGCGCTTCAACCCTGGCGGCTGTGATTGGCCTGAGTTGGGGCAAGTTCAAGTTTGCGCGTTGA
- a CDS encoding MFS transporter, with translation MSDNALPSPPLAASRERLPLGGLLALATAGFITILTEAMPAGLLPQMGAGLGVSDALVGQLVTLYALGSLLAAIPLTIATRGWRRRPLLMIAIGGFALVNSVTAFSSDYLLTLVARFFAGVFAGLLWALLAGYASRMVAPHLQGRAIAVAMLGAPLALSLGVPAGTFLGTTVGWRLSFAIMTGLTVVLLAWVRWQVPDFAGQRAEKRLGLRQVLALPGIRPVLFVTFTYVLAHNILYTYIAPFLVPAGMAAEIDQVLLVFGLAALLGIWMVGALIDQRLRALLVLSCGMFALSALALAFWISSPAVIYTTVALWGLAFGGLPALLQTALAKSAGDSADAAQSMLVTVWNLGIAGGGLLGGMLLQGWGVTSFPWAVAALVVLALMATLRLTDV, from the coding sequence ATGAGCGACAACGCCTTACCTTCCCCGCCCCTTGCGGCCAGCCGTGAACGCTTGCCCCTGGGCGGTCTGCTGGCATTGGCTACCGCCGGCTTCATCACCATCCTCACCGAAGCCATGCCCGCGGGCCTGCTCCCGCAAATGGGCGCTGGCCTCGGGGTGTCCGACGCCTTGGTGGGCCAGTTGGTGACCCTTTACGCCCTTGGTTCCCTGCTGGCGGCGATTCCCCTGACCATCGCCACCCGGGGCTGGCGCAGGCGGCCGTTGCTGATGATTGCCATCGGCGGGTTTGCCTTGGTCAACAGTGTGACGGCGTTTTCCAGCGATTACCTGCTGACCCTGGTGGCGAGGTTCTTCGCCGGGGTGTTCGCGGGATTGCTTTGGGCGCTGCTGGCCGGCTATGCCAGCCGTATGGTTGCGCCGCACTTGCAAGGCCGGGCAATTGCCGTGGCCATGCTCGGCGCGCCATTGGCCCTGTCACTCGGCGTACCAGCCGGGACATTCCTGGGCACCACGGTAGGCTGGCGCCTGAGCTTTGCAATCATGACCGGCCTGACGGTTGTGCTGCTGGCCTGGGTGCGCTGGCAGGTCCCGGACTTTGCCGGGCAACGAGCAGAAAAACGCCTGGGACTGCGTCAGGTGCTGGCACTGCCGGGAATTCGTCCGGTGCTGTTTGTGACCTTCACCTACGTGCTGGCCCATAACATTCTCTACACCTATATCGCGCCGTTCCTGGTACCCGCCGGGATGGCAGCGGAGATTGATCAGGTACTGCTGGTGTTTGGTCTGGCAGCGCTGTTGGGCATCTGGATGGTCGGCGCGCTGATTGATCAACGGCTGCGGGCCTTGTTGGTGCTCAGTTGCGGGATGTTCGCACTGTCAGCATTGGCGCTGGCGTTCTGGATTAGCTCGCCGGCCGTGATCTACACCACCGTGGCGTTATGGGGGCTGGCGTTTGGCGGCCTCCCGGCATTGCTGCAAACGGCGCTGGCCAAGTCAGCCGGGGATTCAGCCGATGCCGCGCAGTCAATGCTGGTGACGGTATGGAACCTGGGCATCGCCGGCGGCGGGCTGCTCGGCGGCATGTTGCTACAAGGTTGGGGAGTGACATCGTTTCCATGGGCGGTCGCCGCATTGGTTGTGCTGGCCCTGATGGCGACGTTGCGTTTAACCGATGTTTAA
- a CDS encoding LysR family transcriptional regulator, producing the protein MDSLGSISVFVQVAETRSFTEAGRLLGVSSSAIGKSIARIEERLGVRLFHRSTRSITLTSEGALFLERSRRILAEVEAAEQELSQASATPRGKLRVSLPQVRGLLMPVLTDFMRGYPEIELDVDFSDRMVDVIEEGFDAVIRTGKPEDSRLMARHLGYYRLVLVASPEYLRLHGTPRQPRDLNDHACLRHKFCATGKLEAWPLRPEPGVPEPVLRAPLVSTTIESLMHVAHAGLGIACLPDFMVRESVEQGRLQRVLDYYLDHSGSFWMLWPSSRHASAKLRVFIDHMGERLFPADTVP; encoded by the coding sequence ATGGACAGCCTCGGCAGTATTTCAGTGTTTGTGCAGGTGGCGGAGACCCGCAGCTTTACCGAGGCCGGGCGCCTGCTGGGGGTGTCGTCCTCGGCGATTGGCAAAAGCATCGCGCGCATCGAAGAGCGCCTGGGGGTTCGGCTGTTCCATCGCAGTACCCGCAGCATCACGTTGACCAGCGAGGGCGCGCTGTTTCTCGAACGCTCCCGACGGATCCTGGCCGAGGTCGAGGCCGCAGAACAGGAACTGAGTCAGGCATCCGCCACACCCAGAGGCAAGCTGCGTGTGAGCCTGCCCCAAGTGCGCGGCCTGTTGATGCCGGTGCTGACGGATTTCATGCGGGGCTATCCCGAGATCGAGCTGGATGTGGACTTCTCCGACCGCATGGTGGACGTGATCGAGGAAGGGTTCGACGCGGTGATCCGCACCGGCAAACCCGAGGATTCGCGCTTGATGGCACGCCACCTCGGGTATTACCGGCTGGTGCTGGTGGCCTCCCCGGAATACCTGCGCTTGCATGGCACGCCGCGTCAGCCTCGGGACTTGAACGACCACGCCTGCCTGCGCCACAAGTTCTGCGCCACCGGCAAGCTGGAAGCCTGGCCACTGCGCCCGGAACCGGGCGTGCCGGAGCCGGTCCTGCGTGCGCCGCTGGTCTCCACCACCATCGAATCGTTGATGCATGTGGCCCATGCAGGCCTGGGGATTGCCTGCCTGCCGGACTTCATGGTCCGCGAATCGGTGGAGCAGGGCCGGTTGCAGCGGGTGCTGGACTATTACCTGGACCACAGCGGCAGTTTCTGGATGCTCTGGCCATCAAGTCGCCATGCCTCGGCGAAATTGCGCGTGTTTATCGACCATATGGGCGAGCGGCTTTTTCCTGCAGACACCGTCCCGTAA
- a CDS encoding DUF2242 domain-containing protein, protein MSTSFHLRSLGLALVLAGAAGCSSPKTAIYEHENFDDSGTFSRDYPVSDTAACEAARRALLSQGYIITSSDPKLVAGNKSFQQTGETHLQISFNVVCADDGSGNHHSTMFANALQDRYALKKVNNSASLGVGVLGSVSMPIGSTDDSMVKVASETVSAPKFYERYFALVDVFLPQEVKKAAHIPEKPKADLGIPEPKAAPAADKVEAPKESSKEVPKDAPATPAAPVTPAVVPAASEPVVPPAEPAPIAPKETPAPAPEATTPTLPAPTEAIPPLPTPAQ, encoded by the coding sequence ATGTCGACATCATTTCACTTGCGTAGCCTCGGGTTGGCGCTGGTGCTGGCGGGCGCTGCGGGCTGCTCGTCACCCAAGACCGCTATTTATGAACATGAGAATTTCGACGACTCCGGTACGTTTTCCCGTGATTACCCGGTCAGTGACACCGCGGCCTGTGAAGCGGCGCGGCGTGCGCTGTTGAGCCAGGGTTACATCATTACCAGCAGCGATCCAAAGCTGGTGGCGGGTAACAAGAGCTTCCAGCAGACCGGCGAAACTCACCTGCAGATCAGCTTCAACGTGGTCTGTGCCGACGATGGCAGTGGCAATCATCACTCGACGATGTTCGCCAACGCCTTGCAGGACCGCTACGCGCTGAAGAAGGTCAATAACTCCGCCAGCCTGGGTGTGGGGGTATTGGGTTCGGTGTCGATGCCGATTGGCTCCACCGATGATTCGATGGTCAAGGTGGCCAGCGAGACGGTGTCTGCGCCAAAGTTCTATGAGCGTTATTTCGCGCTGGTGGATGTTTTCCTGCCCCAGGAAGTGAAAAAGGCTGCGCATATTCCAGAGAAGCCCAAGGCTGACCTGGGCATTCCGGAACCAAAGGCAGCTCCGGCGGCCGATAAGGTTGAGGCGCCTAAAGAATCCTCGAAAGAAGTACCGAAAGACGCACCAGCCACACCGGCAGCCCCGGTGACGCCGGCGGTTGTGCCTGCGGCATCGGAGCCGGTTGTGCCGCCGGCAGAACCTGCGCCGATTGCTCCCAAGGAAACCCCGGCACCAGCCCCAGAGGCAACCACCCCGACGCTGCCGGCGCCGACCGAAGCGATTCCGCCCCTGCCGACGCCTGCGCAGTAA
- the aceE gene encoding pyruvate dehydrogenase (acetyl-transferring), homodimeric type: protein MTPNTAVRLDDDPQETREWLESIESVLSTEGRPRAHYLIDQLLDFDVARHGDFYGRVTTPYVNTIPVDRQLPYPGNLATERRLNAFIRWNAMAMVLRAGKHSGVGGHIATYASAAVLYDVGFDHFFRGRTDSFDGDLVYIQGHSAPGIYGRAYLEGRISEAQLDNFRREAGGDGLSSYPHPRLMPDFWQFPTVSMGLGPITAAYQARFMRYLEFRDLKQHQSRKVWAFLGDGEMDQPESLAAISLAGREKLDNLIFVVNCNLQRLDGPVRGNAKVIQEFESLYRAAGWNVIKVIWGGGWDALLEKDKSGLLRQRMMECVDGDYQNYKSQNGAYVREHFFGKYPELLALVADMSDDDIWKLSRGGHDPDKVYNAYAAAVRHSGQPTVILAKTVKGFGMGEAGEGQNINHQLKKMGADAVKAFRDRFGLEVADDQLAEIPYLKPATDSEEARYFAARRQSLGGYVPARHSAVESLKIPELEAFATQLKDTGERAISTTMAFVRILGTLLKDPNLGKLIVPIVPDESRTFGMESLFRQIGIHSAVGQLYTPQDAGQLSYYKESKDGQIMQEGLNESGAISSWIAASTSYANHGLMTVPFYIFYSMFGFQRVGDLAWAAGDARARGFLLGATAGRTTLMGEGLQHDDGHSHVLSSVIPCCVSYDPTFAFELAVIIREGMRRMYVEQEDIYYYITLLNENYPHPAMPEGVEDGILKGMYRLKAAEDTVQPRVQLMGSGSILREVIAAADLLRDDFAVASDVWSVTSLTELRREGHAVERWNLLHPESEPRASYVEQCLEGQAGPVVVATDYMKIFADQIRPFVPGRRFVALGTDGFGQSDTREALREFFEVDRYFIALAALKALADDGLISRAKVAEAISRYGINVDKANPVAV from the coding sequence ATGACCCCGAACACTGCAGTACGCCTCGACGACGATCCACAGGAAACCCGCGAATGGCTGGAGTCCATCGAATCGGTGCTGTCCACCGAAGGCCGCCCGCGTGCGCATTACCTGATTGATCAGTTGCTGGATTTCGATGTGGCGCGGCATGGCGACTTCTACGGGCGGGTGACCACGCCTTACGTAAACACCATCCCGGTAGACCGCCAGTTGCCCTACCCCGGCAACCTGGCCACCGAGCGCCGGCTGAATGCGTTTATCCGCTGGAACGCCATGGCCATGGTGCTGCGCGCTGGCAAACATTCCGGCGTGGGTGGGCATATCGCGACCTACGCGTCGGCTGCCGTACTGTATGACGTAGGCTTTGACCATTTCTTCCGTGGTCGAACCGACAGTTTCGATGGCGACCTGGTGTACATCCAGGGCCACTCGGCACCGGGCATTTACGGGCGGGCGTACCTCGAAGGCCGAATCAGCGAAGCGCAACTGGACAATTTCCGTCGGGAAGCCGGCGGCGACGGCTTATCGTCCTATCCGCACCCACGGCTGATGCCGGACTTCTGGCAATTTCCTACGGTGTCCATGGGTCTCGGACCGATCACCGCCGCCTACCAGGCGCGCTTCATGCGCTACCTGGAGTTCCGCGACCTCAAGCAGCACCAGAGCCGCAAGGTGTGGGCGTTCCTCGGTGATGGCGAGATGGATCAGCCGGAATCCCTGGCGGCCATTTCCCTGGCCGGGCGCGAGAAACTCGACAACCTGATCTTCGTGGTCAACTGCAACCTGCAACGCCTCGATGGTCCGGTGCGCGGCAACGCGAAGGTGATCCAGGAATTCGAAAGCCTGTACCGCGCCGCCGGCTGGAACGTGATCAAGGTGATCTGGGGTGGAGGCTGGGATGCGCTGCTGGAAAAGGACAAAAGCGGCTTGCTGCGCCAGCGCATGATGGAATGCGTGGACGGCGACTATCAGAACTACAAATCGCAAAACGGCGCCTACGTGCGGGAACACTTCTTCGGCAAATACCCCGAGTTGCTGGCGCTGGTGGCGGACATGTCCGACGACGATATCTGGAAACTCTCACGGGGCGGCCATGACCCAGACAAAGTCTACAACGCCTATGCCGCCGCAGTGCGCCACAGCGGCCAGCCGACGGTGATCCTGGCGAAAACCGTCAAGGGCTTCGGCATGGGCGAGGCCGGCGAAGGCCAGAACATCAACCACCAGTTGAAAAAGATGGGCGCTGATGCCGTCAAAGCCTTCCGTGATCGCTTCGGGCTGGAAGTGGCCGACGATCAACTGGCCGAAATCCCGTATCTCAAACCGGCCACCGACAGTGAAGAAGCGCGCTATTTCGCCGCTCGCCGCCAGTCGCTGGGGGGTTACGTACCGGCTCGCCACAGCGCGGTCGAGTCGTTGAAGATCCCCGAACTGGAGGCCTTCGCCACCCAACTCAAGGACACTGGCGAGCGCGCGATTTCCACCACCATGGCCTTTGTGCGCATCCTCGGCACGCTGCTCAAGGACCCGAACCTGGGCAAGTTGATCGTGCCCATCGTGCCGGACGAGTCCCGCACCTTCGGCATGGAAAGCCTGTTCCGCCAGATCGGCATTCACTCCGCGGTCGGCCAGCTCTACACCCCACAGGATGCCGGCCAGCTGTCCTACTACAAGGAGAGCAAGGACGGACAGATCATGCAGGAAGGCCTGAATGAATCCGGTGCCATTTCCTCGTGGATCGCCGCGAGTACGTCTTACGCCAACCACGGGTTGATGACCGTGCCGTTCTACATCTTCTATTCGATGTTCGGCTTCCAGCGAGTGGGCGACCTGGCCTGGGCCGCGGGCGATGCGCGGGCGCGGGGCTTCCTGCTGGGGGCGACCGCCGGACGCACCACACTGATGGGCGAAGGCCTGCAGCATGACGATGGCCACAGCCATGTGCTGTCATCGGTGATCCCGTGCTGCGTTTCCTACGACCCGACCTTTGCCTTCGAGCTGGCAGTGATCATTCGCGAGGGCATGCGCCGGATGTACGTCGAGCAAGAGGACATCTACTACTACATTACCCTGCTCAACGAAAACTACCCGCACCCGGCGATGCCCGAAGGTGTCGAGGATGGGATTCTCAAGGGCATGTATCGGTTGAAGGCGGCTGAAGACACCGTGCAACCACGGGTACAGCTGATGGGCAGCGGTTCGATCCTGCGGGAAGTCATCGCCGCTGCTGATTTGCTGCGGGATGACTTCGCCGTGGCCAGCGACGTGTGGAGCGTCACCAGCCTCACCGAGCTGCGCCGGGAAGGCCATGCCGTGGAACGCTGGAATCTGCTGCACCCGGAAAGCGAACCGCGTGCCAGCTATGTCGAGCAGTGCCTTGAGGGCCAGGCCGGGCCCGTGGTGGTCGCCACCGACTACATGAAGATATTTGCTGATCAGATCCGCCCGTTCGTGCCGGGTCGACGCTTTGTGGCGCTGGGCACTGATGGCTTCGGGCAATCGGATACCCGCGAAGCCTTGCGCGAGTTCTTTGAGGTGGACCGTTACTTCATTGCACTGGCGGCCTTGAAGGCGCTGGCGGATGACGGCCTGATCAGCCGCGCCAAGGTGGCGGAGGCGATCAGCCGCTACGGGATCAACGTCGACAAGGCCAACCCCGTAGCGGTTTAG